Genomic segment of Notolabrus celidotus isolate fNotCel1 chromosome 1, fNotCel1.pri, whole genome shotgun sequence:
acataaaacacttaaagctcctgtaggccATATATTATAGTAGTTGTATGTTTAATTGTTTGTGATATAGAATAGAAATGTATACCATGGCTTTTTTATGAGCTTCAAAAACAAGGAAGACCATTAGCATCAAAACTGACCATACATATATAGTTAATTttaatgctaaaaactgctgacaggctctgaaggaacagactaatttttcaacattttcaactGTAAATATTCACAATGATTAGCACGCTTGACTGTTAATGAGagaaggatgagattttttggcAGGAAAATACTACCCTGGAGTGTACAGGAAAAAAACCAGCAGAGATAACATTTACATCTCAGCCCACAAGGGGGCGCTAAAATTGACCCTAACCCTGAGTtcctcacagctgctttaaCACTAATAGTCGACTAAATTATGCCATGGCCTACTTAAATGAAAACATACTGATAATTTTGTATATCCATATAGCCTatacttttgtgtttatgtgttagtCATTTGAGTGATATGGGAGTATAGTGTCAATTTCACATGTTATATTCTACCAGGTTGGGACCTCTATGGTCGGTCAAACGCACCTCTCACGAGGAAGCGGGCGATTTAAGCGTTCAAGCCCCGCACACTTTTCGTCCTTTCACGTTTCACAGTGGCGCACATTTAATTCTGTTGTTATCTAAATGTATTGGACTTTTAGAGGTAAAAAACGATGTTTACAGCCAAAATGCTTGCAGCTGAAGTCCCTATCCTGCTGTCATGCGGAGACAGACTTTCCCTCGGGATTTATACCCCGCTGAGAGGCTATGCATCAGAGTTTCACTTCACCAGGGGCTGATGCAGGTTTGTTTGATGGTGTTTTAGCTTCGCATTTAGTGTCTGTATGCAGGCCCACGAATAATTCAAGCCTGAGTAGAAGTCTTTTTTGTCGACAAACTGGttaatgcatgttttttaactgtttattgtTTTAGCAACAGTTAGAGGAGTGATTTCACTGTTATGAACAAATACTTAATGATAGAAGATAGGCCTAAgtaactaaaaaaaacaacaagtggtgggaaatatgaaatgaaacacacattcaaaactaTGCAAACAAGGGTTAGCGTTGTTTTCTAAAAGGAGTAGGGGGATGATTTTGCTTATTTTCCTACCTGTAATCTACTTTTCAACAACTATAACCTAAACAACCACCCAGTGTTTATGCTAAATACAAatgcatacataaataaacactttTTCCAAGCTACCATTGTCTTCCCCCTTCTTTTGAAAGCATTATCTTAAAAACAGCTGaggaaaaagacacaaaatagaCCCAAGATGTGCATATTTGcgtttttatttcagtgatatttaaataaaacacagatgatGTATGTGTTCTGAGAGaaatttatatattatttataccAACAAGTTCTGTGTGATGTTAGGAAGTATTGCAGGGTtagtgtatttatgttttttgttgtacTGTGTGCACTTTGCTTTACAAGTGATGGTATTTGATGTAAAATATATGCCAGCTGCTTCTTCAGTAACATCTGTTCACTGGGTTTGGCCCTTTGCTGCATCAAACATCTTCTTGCGACCCTCCATCCCTGACATGGCCTCCACATTCTTCCTCCAGTCGCTCACCTCCGCCGTCTTCTCCTGCACACAGAAAGTTATCATTCTCAGTATTTGGTTTTTAACTGAATATGTACCACACTTTTAGATGGATGCAACTTAGATGCACAACTgttgaattacatttttgaacATGTTTATCTCTTCAGGCTCAGCCAATAAGAGGTACAAATATAAATTGCCCCATTGAAAAACATCTCTGCCAAAGCTGCATCGTTTATGCTTTGTCTGTTGACCAGAAGCTTCTCCTCAGCTTCGTctgtatttgttcatttatttcccCAGACCCACCTTCTCTGTGTCCTCCTTCTTGACTGATTTCAGATTTGCTCTCAGGTCCAGGGAGACTTTGTGTTTGGAGCCCAGCAGGGAGTGCAGGATGGCATCAGCAGAAACCCTCACCCTCCTCAGGTTAGGCCTTTTGAACTTCCCTCGCAGGTCCAACACCTTAATGTTCAGGTCTTTAATCTttggagaaaggagagaggatgtGAACTGACATGTTTATCAAAGGCCAGATCATCCGCAAATTCCTTAGAAATGAGAGGTTTTTAATATCTCCTTGTGTTTATTATGTGGATATTTTTTCATATTACAAATGTTCAGTTACCTCTCTGTTGTTGTGCATGACTTTGGCTTCGATATCATACCGCTCCTCATCCACCACGTCGATTTTAGCGTTCAGCTCTTCGCATAACGTCTATAAAGAAATAGAGAAGAGCACATGTTAATTATCTGACctcttgagaaaataaaaggaaaagaataaaaaaaacaaaacccaaacccaaactcaccccacaatcctaaggctaagaacacaatatatgcaaaattaataataataaaaaaaaataaaataataataataatagtaataataataataataataataataataatcaaaataaaataaatgaaaaaaaaaaaaagttgctgaacaaactgaggaaacgctgctCTGATatattaaaggccctgtgaggagttttgtactgactgagaaacagactgaaaatgatacagatgcctctttatgaccttcaatagcaaacaagtacatcagcagcaacactaacaccttctctgttgtcatttttaatgcctgaaaccgccctgagggggtaggtgtcagaccagatgatgaacatcttgcttcagaaacagcctttatttgactgttttcatggaaagtaATCACATTGCCGGATGAAGTTGACTGTCAAAAgagaacaggatgaggcttttgttgaaaacactacttttgcatgtacaggacaagagctaagaggtatcactttgtcctcaagggggcaccagaatcgatacaaaacaaaagttcctcacagcagctttaacgaGGAAACATTgtggtaaaataagatgttaaaactcaacacaggaaattaagctcaccaaaataaattaaatttactaagataataaaacactaaaatattacaccagtaaaataaactaagatgctaagtgactaaaatttgaagtagataataaataaatgaataaagtatggtgaaataaaactattataggaataaaactcagttaaaagcaagaccaaaaaggtcggtcttgagtttgtttttaaaaaatattgtgcatccctaataatcTTCATTActataatgatttttttttacaaatatgaACATGTCCGTGGTAAATGTAGACACATACCTGTAGCTCTGATAAGGACATGCAGCTGGTCTGTACAGGTGGGGATTTTTCCTCCAGGTACTTTGccttctgctcctccttctcctcaaactcctgctccagctcctcTTTGGCCTTGGCGACCATCAAGCTCTAAAACACCACACAGAGAAGACGCAGCTCTTTGATTGGCTGTTTTTCTCACTTGAGAATAATTTTCTGCTAAATAGACTGAGGGCTCACCTTCAGCATGAGCTTGCGAGACGCTGAGATTTTAGATTTTCTctacaaaagaaaaagtgtaTTAATATTCAGTGAAGTTTTGTGGAAGCCAATCTTAATAGGTGTTAAATTAATTTCCTCTTCTTTGAAATCTTACCTCCGGCCTGTGGGTGGAAATTAAAGGGAGGGCACAAAGAAATGTGGAGTTAGATTCAATTACTGCAGTTTTAATGAAATGTCAATATTGTATTTCACTATAGATGATTCCCATATGCTGAATGAAACCGACACTCTGACTTGGGAATGGAAACAATAACAGAAACACAATACACTCACGCTTTTTCAGGCATCTTGGTGATTCGGATTCCCCCtggaagacaaaaataaaaccttgagcCTCTGAAGTGCTCGGCCGTGGGGACCACTCAGGTCTAGTGCCCCAAAGGGTCTTAATAGTTTCCCTTTTAGACCCACTGTGGAGACATTCCTCCACAGAATCAGAAGTATAGAGTTACAACAATGGAAACATACATACAGAGTATATATAGACCTCTTATGATCTCTACAGGTGTTTTATCCTGTTTTAGTTCTCAGATATGAGACGTTCCACATGGCCACGGCCTcgtactgttttgtttggtttgtccTGCTTTGTCATACTTGTAGTGAGGCCTGCTGGACAGACCCATGCAGTCACTTCTCAGTGCTGATAATACGCTCATCTGCCAGAGAGCAAAGTGACGGCAGACAGAGGGAAGCATGCAAGCCCCCAACACGACAGACGACATATCCTGACATCACCCCCTCTTTTCCAACAGATAAAAGACACAAATATAGACGGGCTTCCCTATTCCCAGAACACTGCTGACAAAAGTTTTTAAGGATGCCTGTCTGGTTTTATCTGGCTTATTAGTACACACTAAAATTAGGAAACAGATAAAGAATAAAGggcatgttttttaaagttttgagaGAGATAAGCACTTACATTTATCCAAAATGTGTTCTTGCTGCAGCCCCCACTAATAATTTCTCCAGTAAGGTgtcaaaatgcttttttttcttgaaatcaaaaaatgttttttcattttaatgtgtcAGGCCTTTGAATTTTGCAAATCAATGAAGCTGGGATTAAATTGTACATACAGTGAGTACATTTTGCACACAtatcttttaaagttatatttttgggcatttttgcctttattcgatagAACAGcggaagagagataggaaatgtggggagtagagagtgggggaggacatgcagtaaatggttgaggctggaattgaacctgcaacctctgcaacaagggctatagcctctgtatatggggtgtgcgcttagaccgctaggccaatggcgccccacaatttttttttttagtcatggTGTATTTATTGAATTTTCCATACAGACAAAGTGCCCCGCAAATTTTGATAAATCACCATCACCAATTTTTGGGTATCTGTATCAGCCAGAAACAGACGTTATGTTGtagttatgtttgtttaatcacAATTCATATCTTTACTGCAAAATAATGCTGCATTTTCTTTGATCATATATTTTGAATAATCCCAAATTAATtgattattaaaaacaaaacagtgtcaATTCCCATGTTAACTTCcttagatattccattaaactTTTTTATAAACTAGAACTGAAATGATTCGTGAATACACTTTTACAGATTAAAGTTTAACTAGTCAGTTATTTAAaactaaagctcctgtgggaaAGTTTCAGCTgactatgaaacagactgaagttaatAGCCGTGcttttttatgacctacaaacaCAAACGACACAGCAACAAAACTGACACTTTCTATAACGTCACTTTTGATGTCTCCAATGGCTGCGAGGGGAttggtgtcagaccagatgttttcactgcaaacattcacagtgagtgatacttTGTTCAAAAAAGGACagggtctaagcgccccacaaatagaggctacagtccttgctgcaggggtcaccggttcgattcctggccgcgactatttcctgcatgtcttcccccattctcCCCTCCCGACATTTTCagtctcttgtctctcttcagctgtcctatcaaataaaggcaaccAATGTAAATGCAATGTAAAGCACCAGcaagtggtcagaagactagagaaagctctatataaacacagtcctttTACCATTCATAAATCAAGATAATAATTAGATTCTTAAtcgataaaaaaaaagtcacttcaacatttgattttaaatacATATTAGGTGTGCacaatgtgagaaaaaaaaatgccatgTGGTATAAGATTGTTCAATTTTGCGATAACAATCAGAAGTGATTAACCAAGAAAAATAACCAAAAAATAGCGCTTATTTGGTTAGATTCACAGTTTCTATGTCTATCTGCTGCCTTTCAGTTTGAATAAACAGATCCTAAAACATTTTCCTCAGACAAATCAGCACCGACTATGTGAGGGTGGATGAAAGGCAGTAAGAGCTTCATTTGATGCATCTAAGTGGTTTGAAAATACACCTAAGCCTCCATAATGTAAGGTAAAATGTAACCAGGCACAGTGGGAAAACGTTGCTTTAGTCGTCTTCTGCAGCAGGTTTGTTATGAACGCTCATGCTGGTGAAACAATGAAGTTGTGATTAATTGCACAACCTTAATTCTAATACCATCTCATTCAATTCAGGTGACCAAAACTTAGTTTTTTGATCAAACCCAATGCAACAATATGTAAGTTTGGtattagtatcattattatcagTGAAATTGATTCAGTGTAGCAGAGCTGTAGTGTAGCTTACCTCTCTGCGATGATGCTGTGTGTTCAGACTTACTCaaagtgatggagagagaaacCACACACTATTATCTCCTGTCCCCCTTTGTCCCTCCTCTCTATCACAGGGCGACTTAAatagaagcacacacacacacacatgcacacacacactatatgaGGGGGTGGTCCCTGGATAAAAGTGATCGTGATCgtcatgttgtgttgacagATCACAGCTCTCTGCTTCTTtgttatgatgtgtgtgaactTCTCTGTGTGCCAGGACGGTATGAACTGCATCCTCATCAGCTTTCACTTCAGCGCGTTTCAATCAGCTGttaatctgtttattttgttcttttacaCCAGGAACTATTTCAGACTTGAAGAGGGATCTTCTCTCCTCTTGTGCACAGGCTTTGTTTATCTAAGACCGTATAGACAGACTTGGATTTGATCCTGAAGCTCCTCCTATGTTGACTTCAACTTCAAACCACCATATCCAGTTTCTTATGCTGTAGGTGACTTTCTGAGGTATTCTCTGCCTGCCAACAGTGAGTAGGAGATGTACCttgcccccctccccccccagAGACTGCATGGCCCCCTCGGTCTGATTAGGATAATAGCTGCAGACAATGCTAAGCCGTGGTTTTAAGACAGGAATGCAGTTTCCACTACACATTTGGCTAAATCCTCCCAACTAAACATAGACAAATTACTGATAAATTGAAGCACAACGTGATGCTGCCACTCTTTGATGCTTTCACGTGAAGATCAAAAACGTAAACACAGATTAATGTGTCTACCTGCCTtgataaaagtgaaaataagttCTCTGTTCACTCATGTTAAGACAATAAGTCTGCAAATGAATCCACAGAATCACCCGTGTCTGCTTcgtgtttgtgttgcagatgAAGTTATCTTCAGCGCGTGCAGCAATGGCACAAAGTTAGAAGTCCAGATTAACTATCTGCACGTAGATAGTAACACTTCTTAGTGACACAGCAGCTTAGATTTCAGGGTCACTAAAACAGATGAGAGGTCAACAcacgtgcatgcacacacactgactttaaACGGATTCTTGTGGATTCATCATTCTTTTGGTATGACTGTTCCTGAACCATATGCTTACTCCTACACAATGAGACCAGAACTAATGAATCATATTGGTTTCACATACACTGTTTCTACTCTTCAGTCATTTAGAGGCACCACAGCTCCAGTCTTTTTTTGCGTATTGTTAAGTTTCCTCAACTTGGAAGATCATGTGACATACTTAGAGTAAAATTCAGTGTATTATGTGCACCATTAAAAGATTTTTGGATATAAAAAGTGAGCTGCATTCTCTTTGATGGAGCAACCAGTGCACTAGTATTAAATGCATGTATAGAGAGATGTGTGTTACCCTGAAGATGGCGCTTTAAAGATTCACACAAGCTTAGTTGGCAGCGCCACTTTTTAACAGCTTACCTCACCAGGTCATAATAAAGCATTCAAATAtacttttaaaggtacagtgtgtccaTTTTAGCCATGTTTAGCAGAAAACACTTGGTAGAAATGagatataatattcataagtgcATTTAAATAAGAATATGAAaatcagttttttgtgtttaccCAGAATGAGATTATAAATATTTACATAAGGAACGggtagcacagaatggacaaaccgTGTACCATGGACATCtttttgtccatccatccattttcttctgcttatccggggtcgggttgtggaggtagcagtccaagctaattgacccagacatccctctccccagcaacactttccagctcctcctgggggatccagaggcgatcccagaccaggtgggacatataatccctccaccgagttCTGGGTCTTCCATGGGGTCTTTTCCCAGTTGGACATGCCCAAAACACCTCTAAGGGGAGGcatccgggaggcatccttatcagatgcctgaaccaccttAGCTGGCTCCTTTCGACGCGAAGGAGCAGCGGCTATACTCCGacgtctgagctc
This window contains:
- the LOC117820620 gene encoding troponin I, slow skeletal muscle-like; protein product: MPEKAPERKSKISASRKLMLKSLMVAKAKEELEQEFEEKEEQKAKYLEEKSPPVQTSCMSLSELQTLCEELNAKIDVVDEERYDIEAKVMHNNREIKDLNIKVLDLRGKFKRPNLRRVRVSADAILHSLLGSKHKVSLDLRANLKSVKKEDTEKEKTAEVSDWRKNVEAMSGMEGRKKMFDAAKGQTQ